Within Bdellovibrionales bacterium, the genomic segment AAAACTGTGTACTTGTAACTGGCGCAGGCAGCGGCATAGGAACAGAAATAGCGAAGCTATATTCTTCAAAAGGCTTTGAAGTCTGGCTCTTGGGCCGAAATCCAAAAAAATTGGAGACAGTCTCCCAAAGCCTCAGGGGAAAAACTCAGATATTTCCGTGTGATCTCAACGACTTGGACCAAATAGAAAGAATCAGCAGGAATATTTTGAGCTCCCAAAAAGGGAAGGTGCTCAAGTGTCTTGTTCACAATGCAGGCCTGATTAAAAGAGTGCCGTTTGTTGACTCCACCCGGAGTGAATGGCAGGAAAGCTTCAATGTGCATTTGCTTGGCCCCGTCATCTTGACCCAAGCCCTCTTGCCCCTGATGTACCCAGCTGCGCCGGCCTACATTGTGAATGTTTCATCGAATTTGGCCATAAACCCGATAGAAAACACTTCCAGCTATTCAGCTCTCAAATCTGCTCTTCTTAACTGGACAAAATCGCTGGCTCTGGAGTTAGCAAGCAAAAATATTCACGTGAATGCGGTGGCACCAGGAATTGTCGAAACCCCTCTCCATGGCAAGTGGTCCCCTGAAGACAAAAAGTACATGGATAGACTTCAGCCATTGGGACGAGTTGGAACTCCAGAAGAAATCGCCCAAAGTGTTTATTTCCTTGGATCCGAGGGCGCATCATGGACGACAGGCTCCATCCTCACCGTTGACGGAGGCATCTCCCTCATATAGGCAATTCTCCCTCTCACCACCTTCAGGTACCGGCCACCAACAAGTAGATGAAGACACCCAGTACCGTCAAAACCCCGGCCGCCAATGAAAAGGCCTGGACGAGCTCCAACAGACCATAGACGCGGACAATTGCAGATTTCCTGTTACGTACCACATTTCGTCTCATTTCAAATCATCACCTTGATAAGAAATTTCGTTGATCATGTTAATTGTAATCAATGTATTAAAGTATTTGATGATTTTTTCTAATTCAGCCCGTAGATTCCTGGAATGACCCATAAATCGACCCAAACCAATACTTTGACCCCATCGAAATGGGACGTGAATTCTCCATTGGATCACCTATGACCGACGAACCCATTCGTCTTTCTAAGCTCATGGCAAATCGCGGGATCTGTTCACGTCGTGAGGCCGATCAACTTATTGCGAAAGGCTGGGTCCTTGCTGATGGGAAAATCGTGAGCGAGTTGGGGACAAAAGTATCTCCTCAGGCCGAGATCTCTTTGAAAAAGGAAGCGACCCAATCTCTCGGGAGCAAAGTCTCAATTATTTTGAATAAACCTATCGGCTATTTATCTAGTCCCACTGAAAAAAATTACAGGCTGGCGACAGATCTCATTCAACCTGACAATCAAGATCGTGAAAACCGCCGCACTCACAAATTTCACCCTTCTCATCGACGAGGACTCGCCTCAGCCGGCCGCTTGGATATTGATTCTAAAGGCTTGCTTCTTTTAACTCAAGACGGAGTGCTAGCGAAGACCGTTATAGGCGCCCAGAGCTCGATTGATAAGGAGTACCTGGTCCGAGTGCGTGGCCAAATCAGTTCCGAAAAATTGGCTCTGCTCACCTTTGGCTTGGAACTTGACGGAAGAAAACTAAAACGGGCTCAAATTAAAGAACTCCAGCCAGGCCTTCTCCAATTTGTTTTGCGAGAAGGTCGAAAACGCCAGATTCGGCGGATGTGTCAGCTTGTCAATCTAGAGGTCGCATCTTTGAAACGGGTGCGAATCGGAAAAATCCGCTTGGGGAGTTTAAAGGAGGGCCAATGGCGCTATTTGGGTCCAAGCGAAAGACCTTGAAGACTTGATTTTTTGGACTCATCTCGCAATGATGAGAACTTCACGAGGCGTATTTTTGAAAGATTTTGATAAATATAAATATTTATAATTGAAAAAGTCTACAACACTGAGGTGCCTATTATGGGAAAGAGTTGGAAAAATCCTGCCAAAGCAGCGATCGCAGCTAAAAAAGGAGCTCTATTTACAAAGCTAGCTCGCGAAATTTCGGTTGCAGCTCGGCTCGGAGGGCCAGACCCGCAATACAATGCCCGATTGTCTCTCGCCGTTGCACAAGCCAAAACTCAAAGTTGCCCAAAAGACACAATTGAACGAGCTATCCGCAAAGGCTCAGGACAGGATTCGGATGCGGCCCAATTCGAAGAGACTCTCTATGAGGGGTATGGGCCGCACAATGTAGGCATCATGGTTGAGTGTCAGACTGACAATAAGAACCGGACTGTTACCGAAATTCGCAATCTCTTTCGTAAGTACGGCGGGCATATGGGAGAAACCGGAAGCGTGGCTTGGATGTTTGATCGAGTGAGTCTGGTGGAGGGAACCAAGGAAAACATTGGGGATCCAGAAGAAGAGGCCATTGAAGCGGGGGCGAACGAAGTCGATGGAAACCCAGAGGAGGGATATAGCTTCTACGGTTCCCCCGAAGAATTGGATGCCATTCGAACAGCCCTCCAATCAAGGAATTGGGAGATAACAACATCTGAACTCAGTTACAAAGCAAAGAACTATACAGGTCTAAACGAAGCACAGCTCGCCGAGGTTTCGACTCTGCTGGAAGCACTTGAAGACAACGAAGATTCCCATCGGGTCCACGCCACGATAAAATAGAGACTGGATTTTGTTTATAGAGGCTGGATTTTCGTTTTTTTTAAGTCCGGCCAAGTAATTGGTGACGAGACCTTCGGTCTCGGTATAGATAAGCAATGGTCGATTTGATAACGCGCCAAGATGAATTGAAAGCGGAATTCAGCCAAATTCAGACTTGGGAAGAAAAATATCGCCGCCTCATTGAAATAGGAAAAACTCTCCCAGAGTTTCCTGAAGACAAGAGACTGGACGACTATAAAGTGAAAGGCTGCCAGAGCCAAGTGTGGCTCTATGCCTACACGGATGAAAATGAAAGAATACAGTTTCTAGCAGACAGCGACGCCCTGATTGTCAGAGGTCTCGTTGCCCTGCTCTTAAGGGTGTATTCTAATTCTTTACCTGACGAAATTCTTTCCACTCCCCCGCAGTTTATTAAAGATCTGGGCTTTAGCGCCAATCTTTCGCCGAGTCGGGCCAATGGCCTCTTCTCCATGGTCAAACAGATTTTTTATTATGCTACGGCCTTCAAAAGCCTACAGACCATAAAATAAGAATGAAACACCTCAAACTCCTTCTTTGTTTTGGCACCTTGATATCTTGCCACTTACATAATTTGTGTTACGCAGGAGTCTGCATCAAAGCGCTTTCAGAAGAAGGGGAGGGTCTCCGGAACAAAACTGAGGTTATCAGAGATAATTCAAAACCACATCTCCACGAGGATTTAACTCCCTACATTGAAAAAATGGAGAAAAGCTCTCTTCAAAAGTCTGCCTTTGCGGCCCTTGCACACCCCGGTCGCATCGTGGATCTCGGAACGGGATCAGGAGTCGCAGCGAGGGATTTGGCTCTCATGTTTCCGGATTCCCATGTCATTGGAGTGGACCTTGATGAAAAAATGGTAAGTTACGCAAGAGAGCACTACACTTTGCCAAATTTGGATTTTCTCGTTGGAAATGCCGAAGAATCCAATTTTCCATCGAATTCTTTGAATGCTATTTTTATGTCTTCCGTAGGCCATCACTTGACCAGTTATGGCAAAGGAGATCCTTTCGATGTCTCTCGCGTTGCGAAAGCGATTTGGAAAAATCACAAACAACTAAAGTTTGGTAACATTTTTGTTCTAAGAGATTTTGTTATTTCTCCTGGACCAGATGAAGTCTTTCTTGATTTGGCAACTGATGACGGAGTAGAATTTGGCAAAATCGAGGATCTCTCCACTTCTGCGTTATTCGAGCGTTTCGCTGCTGATTTTAGAAGTAGCCAACACCCAAATTCGGGTGTCCCCTATCAAGTCACACCGATCGACAATCATGGACAGAGCAAGAAGCGAAGGTATCGGCTGAGCCACCGGGATGCTGTCGAATTTATTCTCCGAAAAGACTACCGAGACAGCTACTTTGCTGAAATCCAGGAGGAGTACACCTACCTCTCTCAATCTGAATTTGAAAATACGATCATGGAAGCAGGATTTCGGGTCCTCCTATCATCTCTAATATTCAACCCATGGATCATAGAAAATCGTTTTAGAGATAAGTTTACCCTCCAAACCCTGGATGGAAAAATTCTTCCCTTTCCCGCCACCAATTATGTCATCGCAGGCGAAAAAATTCGACCTAACGAAGCGACTCGCATCGAGGAAACGCATCAACGGGTGACCAGCGACCCTAAATTCCTCTCTGTCAAAGCCATGCAACAGGTGAGAACGGGGGAAATCTACGACGTCGTTGGCCGTCCCCACGATACAATCGATGTGCTTCCATTCTTTCGGAGAAAGGGACAGATTTTCGTCTATGGCCACCAGAGCTATCCAAGACCGATCCTCACCACTCTAAAACCAGGGGAATTTTTAAATGGCGCCAGCACAAAGGGCTATTCATTTGAACCCGTTAGTTTTGTTCGAAGGTATGATCAGGCTCAAGCGTCAGAGATTGAACGCGAACTTCGGAGCCGAATGGGAATAGAACCAAATCGGTTGTTGCGAACAGGTTCAGATGAGACCTATACCTTTTATACAAGCCCGGCCTTAGTGACCGAAAGGGTCACGTCTGTCGCAATTCCAATGAGAAGGCAAAAACTCCGCCTCCACTATCCGAAAGAAAACGAAACCGGATTGTCCTCATCAGGAGTGATAAGACCTATCGAAGCCACTCAACTCTTAAGATCTTCACAGGCGGGTTCTGTTCTCGATTCAAGAATGGAGATTGCCACTTACAATCTTCTGCTTGACGAAGACAAGAAGATTGGACCCTGGATTGGAGAAGAGATTGGTCTTGTCAATAACCCAGATCATCCAAAACCTCGCATCAAATCTGCTTTCGATGTTCTTTCTCCAAAACGTAGGTTCCGGGTCTTTCAGGAGGTCGATCGTAAAGAATTTGGTCAATTCCTTGAAGTTCGAACTGGGCGCTTTTCTGACTTTGATCGACAGGGAAAAACAATCCTTACGACTGAAAGAGAATATGTCGTCCCTAAGAAATTCAGCAACTCTGTGATCTCAGTTATTCCCGCCTTTCGAAGGGGAAAGAATATTTTTGTTGGAATTGAAAGGCGAAATTTACCAGGCATACAATTAAATGAAGGCTATTCCGACATCGCAGTCAATCCTGCCTGGAGGATTCCTAAAGAAATCACCACTCTTGAATCTGGAATCGAATTCGTTAAAGAGCACGTAGAAAGTGATTTTGGGTTAAAGATTCGTCGGACCTATGGTCTCGGCGGAGCCTACCACCCGACTCCCGGTTTAACTCCTGAAATTGTCTATCCCGTTGTCGTTGAAATCAACCCCTCTGTATCTCCTGAGAAAACCAGCACCTCTTTTGTTTGGGTTGATCTGTCCGACCTTATTCGGAATCGACGCCACATTAAAGATGGCCACCTTCTCGTCGTCGCCTTTCGCCTCGCTCATGCCACGCTCAACTAGTCATCTTCTATAATGCCACGGCCGATATTATGCTGAAACTGTTTAAAGAGTGCTCAAACTGAAAGCCTATTTTGTCATCGTCTTCAGGGTTTAAGAAATGACGGACTCGCTCTTTTTTGTTCTAAATTTAACTTATATATTTCAAATAGTTATACTCTATATTTAAGATTCCTCATGGCCCACCTCTTGCTCTTCCAATGCTCTATAAGAGGAGCTTTACAATGAAATACATTTATGGTTTTTTCTCGGTCTTACTGATTCTTGCTGCAAGTTATCGAGCGGCAGCACGGCCCGCAGGCGAACACTCTGACAGCCATCCCTCCAATTCAATTCCAAAAATTTTCCAGTGCAAATATGAGTCGGGAGACGTTGGCACAATTATCGGAAGAGGTGCGACGGCTAGCGAGGCCTTTGCTGATGCCAGCGAAAAGTGCTTTGAACGTAGAGTTTCAATCTATGAAAAAATCCGAGGCAAACATGTTGATGAAGAGCGAGGACTCGACTTCATTGACTCCTGCGTGAACCTTTCCTGCGGATAAATTTTACGGTCTCACAAATAGGAAGATCAGCCGAGATCACTTCGTTTTTACCAACCGGACACTTTTTTTCCCGTCCGCAGATATGCCTGCCAGAAAAAGAACCCCATTGTCTCCAATAGCTGCAGCGGTGATCCGTGACATTGCTCCCTCCAAGGATTGAGAAAGTTGAGTTGAAAAGCCCCTGTCAACCTCCAGCCCTTGCTCAGTCTTGATGAAGCGTACCAAGTTAAAATCCGAAGTCACTTTTTCGAATACCGGCGGAGACGCCTTTTGATCTTTATCATCAGATTCTTCATTGGCATTTTCTGATATCTCTCCCGCATCCTTGGAATTAGCGGCCACATTGATATTTAATTCTAGATTAAGGGGAGCAAAGTCATCGCTCGGTCCATCAGTATATTTCAACAATACAAAAACGGCTGCAGGATCTTCAAAAATATCCACGTCGAAATCTTTGCTGTAACGGGAAGTAGCAGTTAGGAGATGTTTCAATATCGGTAAATTCCAACGATTTTTTCTCAATGGGTAATCGGGAAGAAAGATGCGGGCATCAACTTGATAGTCTTGATCACTTAGAGCTTGCGAAATGTTGGGTTTCATTTTCAATCCAAGAGAAGCAGTTATCCATTGCCCCTCGGAGGCCAGACCATGCCGATGAACGAATTCCATCGACCTTGGAGGATAAAAATAAGGCCCGAAAAGATACCCAATAGTGTCACTGCTCTTTATCAACTTATAACTAACACTATCTTTTACAGTTATACTCAAGGGAAAAAACTGTCGGAGGGAATTCGGATCTGCCTGATAATTCTTTTCTTGTCCGCACCAGGACCAGCTTTCACGAGTAGATCCGCCTTCGCCGCATTTGCGATTTACCATTTCAAGCCTATTCGAATAACTGCTACTATCTGCTGGCACAACCAAGATTCCTGAGAAACCATTGTCAACCAAGGTCTGAAAGCTGGGCCTGGGATTGGTTGGACCGACTGAGGTGGGCCAATTTATTCCCAACCCACCAAATACCCGAGCACTCTCATCATCATAATTAGGATAGAGCACAAAGACCTGTGAAAATGACGATGGAGCCTCCGAGAGCGCTACCTTGACGTCATCGCCCTTCTTCTCAGATGACGACATCAATGAACTACTCAAGATAACGGCCTCGCGCCATTCCTTCATTCTTTTGTTTGTTTTAGTATTCAGACAGTCGTTACCCACAGCAAATCCTTTACCAACTAACCAAACTTGGCTATCGGGGGATCGGAAAGATTTGAGTTCTTCAATTTGATAATGAGTTGAATGGCACATCTTATCATCGCTGAACAAAGTGAAGAATTCATTGTTTGGCGGATTATCCAAATAGAATGACTGCAAAATTCCTTGGGTGTTAGCTGTATAGATCCGAGTCCCGCCATTAGACACAATAAAAAATTGATCCGCGCCCGCGCCACTGAAAATTTTAATCTGAGGGCTGAGGGGTTCCAGCTGATCCTTGGGGGACCTTCCAGACCCAAAAAAAAGACTTGTCACATCCCAGTTTTTCTCGCGCTTTCCGACAGAATCAAAAA encodes:
- a CDS encoding SDR family oxidoreductase is translated as MENCVLVTGAGSGIGTEIAKLYSSKGFEVWLLGRNPKKLETVSQSLRGKTQIFPCDLNDLDQIERISRNILSSQKGKVLKCLVHNAGLIKRVPFVDSTRSEWQESFNVHLLGPVILTQALLPLMYPAAPAYIVNVSSNLAINPIENTSSYSALKSALLNWTKSLALELASKNIHVNAVAPGIVETPLHGKWSPEDKKYMDRLQPLGRVGTPEEIAQSVYFLGSEGASWTTGSILTVDGGISLI
- a CDS encoding rRNA pseudouridine synthase; translated protein: MTDEPIRLSKLMANRGICSRREADQLIAKGWVLADGKIVSELGTKVSPQAEISLKKEATQSLGSKVSIILNKPIGYLSSPTEKNYRLATDLIQPDNQDRENRRTHKFHPSHRRGLASAGRLDIDSKGLLLLTQDGVLAKTVIGAQSSIDKEYLVRVRGQISSEKLALLTFGLELDGRKLKRAQIKELQPGLLQFVLREGRKRQIRRMCQLVNLEVASLKRVRIGKIRLGSLKEGQWRYLGPSERP
- a CDS encoding YebC/PmpR family DNA-binding transcriptional regulator; translation: MGKSWKNPAKAAIAAKKGALFTKLAREISVAARLGGPDPQYNARLSLAVAQAKTQSCPKDTIERAIRKGSGQDSDAAQFEETLYEGYGPHNVGIMVECQTDNKNRTVTEIRNLFRKYGGHMGETGSVAWMFDRVSLVEGTKENIGDPEEEAIEAGANEVDGNPEEGYSFYGSPEELDAIRTALQSRNWEITTSELSYKAKNYTGLNEAQLAEVSTLLEALEDNEDSHRVHATIK
- a CDS encoding SufE family protein: MVDLITRQDELKAEFSQIQTWEEKYRRLIEIGKTLPEFPEDKRLDDYKVKGCQSQVWLYAYTDENERIQFLADSDALIVRGLVALLLRVYSNSLPDEILSTPPQFIKDLGFSANLSPSRANGLFSMVKQIFYYATAFKSLQTIK
- a CDS encoding methyltransferase domain-containing protein: MKHLKLLLCFGTLISCHLHNLCYAGVCIKALSEEGEGLRNKTEVIRDNSKPHLHEDLTPYIEKMEKSSLQKSAFAALAHPGRIVDLGTGSGVAARDLALMFPDSHVIGVDLDEKMVSYAREHYTLPNLDFLVGNAEESNFPSNSLNAIFMSSVGHHLTSYGKGDPFDVSRVAKAIWKNHKQLKFGNIFVLRDFVISPGPDEVFLDLATDDGVEFGKIEDLSTSALFERFAADFRSSQHPNSGVPYQVTPIDNHGQSKKRRYRLSHRDAVEFILRKDYRDSYFAEIQEEYTYLSQSEFENTIMEAGFRVLLSSLIFNPWIIENRFRDKFTLQTLDGKILPFPATNYVIAGEKIRPNEATRIEETHQRVTSDPKFLSVKAMQQVRTGEIYDVVGRPHDTIDVLPFFRRKGQIFVYGHQSYPRPILTTLKPGEFLNGASTKGYSFEPVSFVRRYDQAQASEIERELRSRMGIEPNRLLRTGSDETYTFYTSPALVTERVTSVAIPMRRQKLRLHYPKENETGLSSSGVIRPIEATQLLRSSQAGSVLDSRMEIATYNLLLDEDKKIGPWIGEEIGLVNNPDHPKPRIKSAFDVLSPKRRFRVFQEVDRKEFGQFLEVRTGRFSDFDRQGKTILTTEREYVVPKKFSNSVISVIPAFRRGKNIFVGIERRNLPGIQLNEGYSDIAVNPAWRIPKEITTLESGIEFVKEHVESDFGLKIRRTYGLGGAYHPTPGLTPEIVYPVVVEINPSVSPEKTSTSFVWVDLSDLIRNRRHIKDGHLLVVAFRLAHATLN